A single window of Mangifera indica cultivar Alphonso chromosome 18, CATAS_Mindica_2.1, whole genome shotgun sequence DNA harbors:
- the LOC123202443 gene encoding peroxidase 2-like — translation MASRTLIQLQIFLILVLSTTAFSDVLSPYYYEKVCPEALPTIKRIVEAAVYKERRMGASLLRLHFHDCFVQGCDASVLLDATPTIDGEKNAVPNLHSLRGFGVIDQIKKEVDKICGGPVVSCADILAVVARDSVVALGGPSWTVALGRRDSTTASRNLANINLPLATFNLAELSSNFKNQGLDERDLVALSGGHTLGFSHCRLFKDRIYNATNIDTEFAEERRKTCPRIGGDNNLAPLDPTFAHFDTAYFSNLIKEKGLLDSDQALFNGGSTDELVKTYSYNPMAFFADFAKSMIKMGNIQVLTGNQGQIRSNCRKVNS, via the exons ATGGCTTCACGTACATTAATCCAGCTtcagatttttcttattttggttCTTTCAACAACAGCTTTCTCAGACGTCTTGTCTCCTTATTACTATGAGAAAGTGTGTCCCGAAGCTTTGCCAACTATCAAACGAATAGTGGAAGCTGCTGTTTACAAAGAACGCCGCATGGGTGCCTCTCTTCTGCGTCTGCACTTCCATGACTGTTTTGTTCAG GGTTGCGATGCATCGGTTCTCCTGGATGCGACACCCACCATCGACGGTGAAAAGAACGCAGTTCCCAACCTCCATTCCCTTAGAGGTTTTGGAGTCATCGACCAGATTAAGAAAGAGGTCGACAAAATTTGTGGAGGCCCAGTTGTTTCTTGTGCAGACATTTTGGCTGTTGTAGCTCGTGATTCTGTTGTTGCG CTTGGAGGACCATCATGGACGGTGGCATTGGGGAGAAGAGACTCGACCACTGCTAGCAGGAACTTAGCCAATATCAACCTTCCATTAGCAACATTTAATCTCGCAGAACTGAGCAGTAACTTCAAAAACCAAGGGTTGGACGAGAGAGACTTAGTGGCGCTATCTGGTGGTCACACCCTTGGTTTCTCACATTGTCGTCTCTTTAAGGACAGAATTTACAACGCAACAAACATTGATACTGAGTTCGCAGAAGAGCGAAGAAAGACATGCCCACGTATAGGAGGAGACAACAATCTTGCTCCTTTGGACCCAACATTTGCCCATTTTGATACTGCATATTTTTCTAACTTGATAAAAGAGAAGGGGCTTCTTGACTCAGATCAAGCACTTTTTAATGGTGGCTCAACCGATGAACTGGTAAAGACTTATAGCTATAACCCCATGGCTTTCTTTGCTGATTTTGCCAAGTCTATGATTAAGATGGGGAACATACAAGTGTTGACCGGGAACCAAGGTCAAATTCGTTCGAATTGCAGGAAGGTGAATTCCTAA